A region of Lycium barbarum isolate Lr01 chromosome 3, ASM1917538v2, whole genome shotgun sequence DNA encodes the following proteins:
- the LOC132633405 gene encoding ruBisCO large subunit-binding protein subunit beta, chloroplastic-like, which translates to MAATFTSVCSIASTSQAVDKKFIHSSETLSSFSAISSTSFVGRRKNTVLKKRYGSKIQAMAKELHFNRDGDAIRKLQAGVNKLADLVGVTLGPKGRNVVLESKYGSPKIVNDGVTVAREVELEDPVENIGASLVRQAASKTNDLAGDGTTTSVVLAQGLIAEGVKVVAAGANPIQIARGIDRTAKALVSELKKMSKEVEDSELADVAAVSAGNNYEIGNMIAEAMSKVGRKGVVTLEEGRGSENNLYVVEGMQFDRGYISPYFVTGNEKMVAEYENCKLLLVDKKITNARDLVNVLEEAIKGGYPILVIAEDIEQEPLATLVVNKLRGALKIAALKAPGFGDRKSQYLDDIAILTGGTVIREEVGLYLDKAGSEVLGHAGKVVLTKDSTTIVGDGSTQDAVSKRIGQIKRLLEAAEQDYEKEKLNERIAKLSGGVAVIQVGAQTETELKEKKLRVEDALNATKAAVDEGIVVGGGCTLLRLAAKVDDIKGTLDNDEQKIGADIVKRALRYPMKLIAKNAGVNGSVVIEKVLSNGNPNYGYNAATGKYEDLMAAGIIDPTKVVRCCLEHAASVARTFLASDAVVTEIKVPEPVVAGNPMDNSGYGP; encoded by the exons ATGGCTGCTACCTTTACTTCAGTGTGTTCGATTGCTTCCACAAGCCAGGCAGTGGATAAGAAATTCATACACTCTTCTGAAACTTTGTCTTCATTCTCCGCGATATCTTCGACTTCATTTGTGGGCAGGAGAAAGAATACAGTTTTAAAGAAGAGATATGGTTCCAAGATCCAAGCTATGGCCAAGGAGTTACACTTCAATCGGGATGGCGATGCCATTAGGAAGCTGCAA GCAGGTGTTAACAAGCTTGCAGATCTAGTAGGTGTTACTCTTGGTCCAAAAGGAAGAAATGTAGTTCTTGAGAGCAAATATGGCTCTCCAAAAATTGTAAATGATGGTGTTACTGTTGCCAGAGAG GTTGAACTAGAAGACCCCGTTGAGAATATTGGTGCAAGTTTGGTGAGACAAGCTGCTTCAAAGACAAATGACTTGGCTGGGGATGGAACAACTACATCTGTTGTTTTGGCACAGGGGCTCATAGCTGAGGGTGTTAAG GTTGTTGCAGCTGGTGCAAACCCTATTCAGATTGCCAGAGGCATCGACAGGACCGCTAAAGCCCTGGTTTCTGAgctaaaaaaaatgtcaaaagaG GTCGAGGACAGTGAACTTGCAGATGTAGCTGCGGTTAGTGCAGGAAACAACTATGAAATAGGAAATATGATAGCAGAAGCCATGAGTAAAGTGGGTAGGAAAGGTGTAGTGACTCTTGAGGAAGGGCGGGGTTCTGAGAACAACCTATATGTTGTGGAAGGCATGCAATTTGACCGTGGCTATATCTCTCCGTACTTTGTGACAGGCAATGAGAAGATGGTAGCTGAATATGAAAATTGCAAG CTGCTTCTGGTAGACAAGAAGATAACAAATGCAAGGGATTTGGTTAATGTTTTGGAAGAAGCAATCAAGGGTGGATACCCAATATTGGTAATCGCAGAAGACATAGAGCAAGAACCTCTAGCCACTCTGGTTGTCAACAAACTAAGAGGAGCATTGAAAATAGCTGCTCTCAAAGCTCCTGGTTTTGGAGACCGTAAAAGCCAATATCTTGACGACATTGCTATCCTTACTGGAG GTACTGTCATCCGAGAGGAGGTTGGTTTATACCTGGACAAGGCTGGAAGCGAGGTCTTAGGGCATGCTGGGAAAGTGGTTTTGACAAAGGATTCGACAACAATAGTTGGTGATGGTAGTACACAGGATGCTGTAAGCAAAAGAATTGGACAAATTAAAAGACTTCTTGAG GCAGCTGAACAAGACTACGAGAAGGAAAAACTGAATGAGAGAATTGCAAAACTCTCTGGAGGTGTTGCCGTAATTCAG GTTGGTGCGCAAACTGAAACAGAActcaaagaaaagaaattgaGAGTAGAGGATGCACTCAATGCGACGAAG GCAGCTGTTGACGAAGGCATTGTAGTTGGCGGTGGATGCACCTTATTGCGGCTTGCTGCCAAAGTTGATGACATCAAAGGAACTCTTGATAACGATGAACAAAAG ATTGGAGCTGATATTGTCAAGAGAGCTTTGCGCTACCCTATGAAGCTAATAGCCAAGAACGCTGGTGTCAACGGAAGTGTTGTGATTGAGAAG GTGTTGTCCAATGGCAATCCAAACTATGGTTATAATGCGGCCACCGGAAAGTATGAAGATTTAATGGCTGCTGGTATAATTGATCCTACAAAA GTGGTAAGATGTTGCTTGGAGCATGCAGCTTCAGTAGCAAGGACCTTTCTAGCATCAGATGCTGTGGTCACTGAGATCAAGGTGCCTGAACCTGTAGTTGCTGGGAACCCAATGGACAATTCAG GATATGGACCCTAG
- the LOC132634368 gene encoding early nodulin-like protein 7 has product MGSTFFYTTLCFIAVTIVSSVVAVSGEEFKVGDAVGWRQPRVNETDLYNHWTSKKKFHVGDSLRFEYKNDSVITVNKWEFYHCNRTHPASGAKDGDITVNLNRVGPFYFTSGDPEHCKNGQRLAVEVYPLHPISDSPPQPISMAPAPSPLSSSSAVTSSVPLAFISVSLIVVVVAVIAGLA; this is encoded by the exons ATGGGTTCAACTTTCTTCTACACTACTCTCTGTTTCATTGCGGTTACTATTGTATCTTCCGTTGTTGCTGTATCTGGCGAGGAATTCAAAGTTGGTGACGCTGTGGGTTGGCGTCAGCCAAGGGTGAACGAAACAGATCTGTATAATCACTGGACTTCAAAGAAGAAGTTTCACGTCGGCGATTCACTCC GTTTCGAGTACAAGAATGACTCGGTTATTACAGTAAACAAATGGGAATTCTATCATTGCAACAGAACTCATCCTGCCTCGGGCGCTAAAGACGGCGACATAACGGTGAATCTCAACAGGGTTGGCCCGTTCTACTTCACGAGTGGTGATCCTGAGCATTGCAAAAATGGCCAGCGTTTAGCCGTTGAAGTTTACCCACTACACCCCATCTCGGACTCTCcaccacaaccaatttcaatggcGCCTGCCCCATCGCCGCTTTCAAGCTCATCGGCGGTTACTTCATCAGTTCCTTTGGCGTTCATTTCGGTGTcgttgattgtggttgttgttgcaGTGATTGCTGGTTTAGCATGA
- the LOC132634367 gene encoding CASP-like protein 3A1 produces MINGVKNPPDVGIQITEMKLGTETVTVSQSAPRVNGKAEVIQVVLRVLCVMTSVTALSLMVTAEQASTITVFGFNIPLHSKWSFSHSFEYLAGVSSAVALHLLLQLLISGSRMLHGLSIISSRYHGWLVFAADQLFALALMSAGSSASSVSSLNHTGIRHTALPNFCKPLHRFCDRVATSIAFTFLSCFLLAILVVLDVLWLSKH; encoded by the exons ATGATCAACGGCGTTAAGAATCCGCCAGATGTCGGAATTCAGATAACGGAGATGAAGCTGGGGACTGAGACTGTGACGGTGAGCCAGAGCGCTCCACGTGTTAACGGGAAAGCTGAAGTGATACAAGTAGTCCTACGAGTATTGTGTGTTATGACTTCAGTCACAGCGCTATCGCTTATGGTGACTGCCGAACAAGCTTCTACCATCACTGTCTTTGGCTTTAATATCCCCTTGCACTCCAAGTGGTCATTCTCTCACTCGTTCGA GTACCTAGCTGGCGTCTCGTCTGCTGttgcacttcatttattacttCAGCTACTTATTAGTGGATCAAGAATGCTGCATGGATTGTCTATTATTTCTTCTCGATATCACGGATGGCTTGTTTTTGCTGCTGATCAG TTATTTGCATTGGCACTGATGAGCGCTGGATCATCCGCATCAAGTGTTTCCAGTCTGAATCACACAGGGATTCGACATACTGCTCTGCCAAATTTTTGCAAACCCCTGCATCGTTTTTGTGACCGTGTTGCCACTTCAATAGCCTTCACTTTTCTCAGCTGCTTTCTGCTTGCCATTTTAGTGGTTCTTGATGTACTTTGGCTGTCTAAGCACTAG
- the LOC132633406 gene encoding nuclear pore complex protein NUP35, translated as MNTAVRTPKTGRQSLFFQDLATPISSRKTGSKFNTPGQAAAVSALWRENFATSDLPPPPVFTLEDRSDVSPESGIPDYITSPEVKSDPRTPVQNSGREFSTPKTKSEASTSYALMGRQQQQSQQSPLPSLTWWSPTKGSGSAEQDDKGKGSPVEGVVHPGALITLPPPREVARPEIRKNSFPVGNLDDEEWVTVYGFSPIDTNSVLREFEKCGVILKHILGPRDANWMHILYQNRADAQKALNKNGMQINGVLMIGVKPVDPTQRQALNDRLNKQGFIPLPHAPSSKSNDPTPFRTSSQPYYLQNGSNSAKQSSGTVATPARSVVSKIVDLMFGV; from the exons ATGAATACAGCAGTGCGAACCCCGAAAACTGGAAGACAATCATTGTTCTTCCAGGATTTAGCTACACCTATTTCTTCCCGGAAAACGGGATCGAAATTCAATACCCCAGGTCAGGCTGCAGCTGTATCCGCCTTATGGCGTGAGAATTTCGCGACTTCAGATCTGCCACCGCCGCCTGTATTTACACTCGAAGATCGCTCGGACGTCTCCCCGGAATCGGGGATTCCTGACTATATTACTTCACCAGAAGTTAAGTCTGACCCTAGAACGCCGGTCCAAAATTCAGGAAGGGAATTTTCAACACCTAAGACTAAGTCTGAGGCAAGCACTTCATATGCATTGATGGGTAGGCAACAGCAACAGAGCCAGCAAAGCCCGTTGCCGAGTTTGACCTGGTGGTCCCCGACGAAGGGTAGTGGTAGTGCTGAGCAGGATGACAAGGGCAAAGGTTCACCTGTAGAAGGCGTCGTTCATCCTGGTGCTTTGATAACCTTGCCTCCACCGAGGGAAGTTGCGAGGCCAGAGATCAGGAAAAACTCTTTCCCTGTGGGGAACCTCGATGATGAAGAATGGGTCACAGTTTATGG GTTTTCCCCAATTGACACCAATTCAGTTTTACGGGAATTTGAGAAATGCGGCGTCATTTTGAAACACATTCTCGGCCCCAGAGATGCTAACTGGATGCACATTCTCTATCAG AATCGTGCTGATGCTCAGAAAGCTCTTAACAAAAATGGTATGCAGATAAATGGAGTTCTTATGATTGGAGTTAAACCAGTGGATCCAACACAACGTCAGGCACTGAATGATAGGCTCAACAAGCAAGGATTTATACCTTTGCCGCATGCTCCGTCCAGTAAAAGCAATGATCCGACTCCGTTTCGAACCTCCTCTCAACCTTATTATCTCCAAAATGGCAGCAACAGTGCAAAGCAATCATCTGGAACTGTTGCCACCCCAGCGAGATCCGTTGTGTCTAAAATTGTGGACTTAATGTTTGGTGTCTAA